The Denitrificimonas caeni genome has a segment encoding these proteins:
- a CDS encoding YggT family protein — translation MSGLTEALIYVIQTLGQLYLLVALLRFILQLVRADFYNPLCQFSVKVTQPLLAPLRRLIPSVAGIDLAGLVLVLLLQLILMAVLLLLAGVDVLQFFPSMLVWALIAIGGLFLKIFFFALIISVILSWVAPGSANPGAQLVNQICEPLLAPIRNILPNLGGLDLSPIFAFIAINLLERLVIGNLALSTGLVGSTRALLTPFL, via the coding sequence ATGTCAGGACTTACCGAAGCCTTAATTTATGTCATCCAAACCCTAGGCCAACTGTATTTACTGGTTGCCCTACTGCGCTTTATTTTGCAGCTGGTTCGTGCGGATTTTTACAATCCACTGTGCCAGTTTTCAGTCAAAGTAACGCAACCTTTACTGGCCCCTTTACGCCGCCTGATCCCAAGTGTGGCTGGCATTGATCTGGCTGGTTTAGTGTTAGTGTTGCTACTGCAGTTAATCTTAATGGCGGTGCTGTTGCTGCTGGCGGGTGTCGACGTATTGCAGTTTTTTCCGAGTATGTTGGTTTGGGCATTAATTGCCATTGGTGGCTTATTTTTAAAGATTTTCTTTTTCGCTTTAATTATTAGCGTGATTTTATCCTGGGTTGCTCCAGGTAGCGCCAACCCAGGTGCACAACTGGTTAATCAAATTTGTGAGCCTCTATTGGCGCCCATTCGTAATATTTTGCCGAATTTAGGCGGACTGGATCTTTCACCAATTTTTGCCTTTATTGCCATCAACCTCTTAGAGCGTTTAGTGATTGGTAATTTAGCGCTCAGTACCGGTTTAGTGGGTAGCACCCGTGCGTTGCTCACGCCATTTCTGTGA
- a CDS encoding DUF3392 domain-containing protein — protein MDVLIDLVIALSKWTRLHLSDISLAMMATALVLFGPALNAWVRRSIGHLNFVIRTLIFVLVCAVGYGFAIIYLTPVLASAFSHLNNYTLSPVLLMCFILIGILADRH, from the coding sequence ATGGATGTACTCATTGATTTAGTTATAGCCTTATCGAAGTGGACCCGCTTACACTTAAGCGATATTTCTTTAGCCATGATGGCAACCGCACTGGTACTTTTTGGCCCCGCGCTGAATGCTTGGGTACGCCGTTCCATCGGTCACTTAAACTTTGTCATACGCACCTTAATCTTTGTTCTGGTGTGCGCGGTGGGTTATGGTTTTGCCATTATTTACCTCACCCCTGTATTAGCCAGTGCTTTTAGCCATTTGAATAACTACACACTGTCGCCGGTGTTGTTAATGTGCTTTATTTTGATTGGTATTTTAGCCGACAGACATTAA
- the metX gene encoding homoserine O-succinyltransferase MetX: MSSVFPTDSVGLVSPKLAHFNQPLRLACGRTLEQYELIYETYGELNATASNAVLICHALSGTHHAAGFHHPDDRKPGWWDSCIGPGKPIDTNKFFVVSLNNLGGCHGSTGPSSINPKTGQVYGAHFPVITVEDWVHSQARLADQLGIEQWAAVVGGSLGGMQALQWAISYPERIRNCVSIAAAPRLSAQNIAFNEVARQAILTDPDFHAGSFTEQGTIPKRGLMLARMVGHITYLSDDSMGQKFGRELKTDRLNYDFHSVEFQVESYLRYQGEQFSNSFDANTYLLMTKALDYFDPAAKHDGDLTATFANAKANFYIISFTTDWRFSPARSKEIVDALMDAKKNVSYLDIDAPQGHDAFLMPIPRYLQAFSGYMNRISV, encoded by the coding sequence GTGTCTTCCGTTTTCCCTACAGACTCTGTTGGTTTAGTCAGTCCTAAGCTGGCTCATTTTAACCAGCCGCTGCGTTTAGCTTGTGGCCGTACGCTTGAGCAGTACGAACTCATCTATGAAACCTATGGTGAACTCAACGCCACCGCCAGCAATGCGGTGCTGATCTGTCACGCCTTGTCCGGCACCCATCATGCGGCCGGTTTCCATCACCCAGATGACCGTAAACCAGGCTGGTGGGACAGCTGCATCGGCCCGGGCAAACCCATTGATACCAATAAGTTTTTTGTGGTCTCTCTGAATAACCTTGGCGGCTGCCATGGCTCCACTGGGCCCAGCAGCATCAACCCCAAAACAGGCCAGGTGTATGGCGCCCACTTCCCGGTGATCACCGTAGAAGACTGGGTCCACAGCCAAGCACGCTTAGCCGACCAGCTCGGAATTGAGCAGTGGGCAGCTGTTGTCGGTGGCAGCCTTGGCGGCATGCAAGCATTGCAATGGGCCATCAGTTACCCAGAGCGCATTCGTAACTGCGTATCCATTGCCGCGGCACCACGCTTGTCGGCGCAAAATATCGCGTTTAACGAAGTGGCACGCCAAGCAATTCTGACCGACCCTGATTTCCATGCAGGCAGTTTTACCGAGCAAGGCACCATTCCCAAGCGAGGCCTGATGTTGGCGCGCATGGTGGGCCACATTACCTATTTATCCGATGACTCCATGGGGCAGAAATTTGGCCGCGAGTTAAAAACCGACCGTCTCAATTATGATTTTCACAGCGTCGAGTTTCAGGTGGAAAGTTACTTACGCTACCAAGGCGAACAATTCTCCAACAGCTTTGATGCCAATACTTATTTATTGATGACCAAAGCCTTGGACTACTTTGACCCTGCGGCCAAGCACGATGGCGACTTAACTGCGACCTTTGCCAATGCCAAAGCCAACTTCTACATCATCTCTTTTACCACCGACTGGCGCTTTTCCCCTGCTCGCTCAAAAGAAATTGTTGATGCTCTTATGGATGCCAAGAAAAACGTATCCTATTTAGATATTGATGCCCCCCAAGGTCACGATGCATTTTTAATGCCCATCCCCCGTTACCTGCAAGCATTTAGCGGTTATATGAACCGCATCAGTGTGTGA
- a CDS encoding DUF4426 domain-containing protein — protein sequence MRYLLTLCLSVFMAFTVQAENMQSYADLDVHYSVFNSTFLLPEVAKATGLNRSKNQAVLNISMVKAGQGQKGTVRGTFKNLLGQSETLHFKEIDEGNAVYYLAQFAISSQELLRFDLQVTDSDGKTHNLKFNQEVFPDL from the coding sequence ATGCGTTATCTTCTGACTCTGTGCTTAAGTGTATTTATGGCCTTCACTGTACAGGCCGAAAACATGCAAAGTTATGCCGACCTTGATGTGCATTACAGCGTATTCAACTCCACCTTCTTGCTGCCTGAAGTTGCCAAGGCAACCGGCTTAAATCGCAGCAAAAACCAAGCAGTGCTCAATATTTCCATGGTTAAAGCTGGCCAAGGACAAAAAGGGACAGTGCGCGGTACATTCAAAAACCTTTTAGGACAAAGTGAGACTTTGCACTTTAAAGAAATTGATGAAGGTAATGCCGTTTATTACTTAGCGCAATTTGCGATTAGCAGCCAAGAACTGCTGCGATTTGACTTGCAAGTGACCGATTCAGACGGCAAAACCCACAACTTAAAGTTCAACCAAGAAGTTTTTCCTGACTTATGA
- the mtgA gene encoding monofunctional biosynthetic peptidoglycan transglycosylase: MLRKLLRIALITLLSGIALSVLLVLSLRWINPPVSALLLERQVSAKLAGHSYDSKLQWTPWAALPDHLKMAVIAAEDQQFANHHGFDIAAIQAALVHNQSSTSSIRGASTISQQVAKNVFLWSSRSWPRKALEAWFTLLIELLWSKERILEVYLNIAEWGPGIFGAEAAAEYHFQTGAPYLSNQQAYLLAAILPSPLTRSLQPPSAATLQRARWISRQVQQLGAGHYLNKLKQQPAWTTKLRETIEDILSF; the protein is encoded by the coding sequence ATGCTTCGTAAACTGCTGCGTATTGCTCTCATAACTTTATTGTCAGGTATAGCCTTAAGCGTACTGCTGGTTCTATCACTGCGCTGGATTAATCCACCTGTCAGCGCTCTACTGCTCGAACGGCAAGTCAGCGCCAAGTTGGCTGGGCACAGCTACGACAGTAAGCTGCAGTGGACGCCTTGGGCAGCGCTGCCTGATCATTTAAAAATGGCCGTCATCGCCGCTGAAGACCAACAGTTTGCCAACCACCATGGTTTTGATATTGCCGCAATCCAAGCTGCCCTAGTGCACAACCAGAGCAGCACTAGCAGTATAAGAGGCGCCAGTACTATTTCACAGCAAGTGGCTAAGAACGTTTTTCTCTGGTCATCTCGCAGCTGGCCACGCAAAGCGCTTGAAGCTTGGTTTACCCTGCTAATTGAACTGCTCTGGAGTAAAGAGCGTATTCTTGAAGTGTATTTAAATATAGCGGAGTGGGGACCTGGTATTTTTGGCGCTGAAGCCGCAGCAGAATATCATTTCCAAACTGGAGCGCCCTACCTATCGAACCAACAAGCCTACTTACTAGCAGCAATTTTACCGAGCCCGTTAACGCGCAGTCTTCAACCTCCTAGCGCCGCAACCTTACAACGAGCGCGCTGGATCAGCCGCCAAGTGCAACAATTGGGGGCTGGTCATTACCTCAATAAACTTAAGCAACAGCCGGCCTGGACAACCAAACTGCGTGAAACCATAGAAGATATTCTCAGCTTTTAA
- a CDS encoding DUF1329 domain-containing protein: MIKPLMLLALTAFALQAHGKVDAVQAARLGQDLTPLGAERAGNTAGTIPQWSGGITTPPAGYSVGMHHLDPFAGDEVLFTINQQNLDQYRAQLPVGTQMLIEKNPNYYVQVYPTRRSAAAPQRIYDATRQNAERGELISAGNGVQGVTAGIPFPLPQNGLEAIWNHIMRYRGEQLHSVVNHAAVLSSGNYTLVKRERDVYFVYGREGMTQQDLNNTLFYYKYRVVAPSALSGSSLAVQETLDQVLALRKAWRFSRGERRVRRLPMLAYDSLQPDTSGMATADVVDAYNGAPDRYEWNLLGKQEMLVPYNSYKVHQKGIPYSDILQEKTLNPELLRHELHRVWVVEADLRIGHSHPYAKRRFYLDEDSWQILAVDLYDKNGDLIALQESHPINYYDSLTFASTLETIYDFKDSRYFVDGLDNNEPMYDFNVTLNPRDFTPQALRREGN; encoded by the coding sequence ATGATTAAACCGCTTATGTTATTGGCTTTAACGGCCTTTGCTTTACAAGCACATGGAAAAGTGGATGCTGTGCAAGCGGCAAGGCTAGGTCAAGACTTAACTCCATTGGGTGCAGAACGAGCAGGCAATACTGCTGGAACTATTCCGCAGTGGAGTGGTGGCATTACCACACCGCCAGCGGGTTACAGTGTTGGCATGCACCACTTAGACCCTTTTGCAGGGGATGAGGTTCTCTTTACGATTAACCAGCAAAACCTTGATCAGTACCGAGCCCAGTTACCGGTAGGTACGCAGATGCTGATTGAAAAAAACCCAAATTATTATGTGCAAGTTTACCCAACTCGCCGTAGTGCTGCTGCGCCGCAGCGTATTTATGACGCTACTCGGCAAAATGCTGAGCGTGGCGAGTTAATTTCTGCAGGCAACGGTGTGCAGGGCGTGACGGCAGGTATCCCGTTCCCGCTGCCGCAAAATGGTCTTGAGGCCATTTGGAACCACATTATGCGCTACCGTGGCGAGCAACTGCACTCCGTGGTTAACCATGCAGCTGTGTTAAGCAGCGGTAATTACACCTTGGTGAAGCGTGAGCGCGATGTGTATTTTGTCTATGGTCGCGAAGGCATGACCCAGCAAGACCTCAACAATACTCTGTTTTATTACAAGTATCGGGTAGTCGCTCCGTCGGCGTTATCTGGCTCGTCTTTGGCTGTGCAAGAAACGCTCGACCAGGTTTTAGCTTTACGTAAAGCTTGGCGCTTTAGTCGAGGTGAGCGCCGCGTGCGCCGCTTACCTATGCTTGCTTATGACTCATTACAGCCTGACACCAGTGGGATGGCGACCGCAGACGTTGTAGATGCTTACAATGGTGCGCCCGATCGCTATGAGTGGAACTTGCTCGGTAAACAAGAAATGCTGGTGCCATACAACAGTTATAAAGTGCACCAAAAAGGTATTCCATACAGCGATATTCTGCAGGAAAAAACACTCAACCCAGAGCTTTTACGCCATGAGTTGCACCGCGTTTGGGTAGTGGAAGCAGATTTGCGTATTGGTCATAGCCACCCTTATGCTAAGCGCCGTTTTTACTTAGATGAGGATAGCTGGCAGATTTTAGCAGTTGATCTGTATGACAAAAATGGTGATTTAATTGCTCTGCAAGAGAGCCATCCAATTAACTATTACGACAGCTTAACTTTCGCTAGCACTCTAGAGACCATCTATGACTTCAAAGATAGCCGCTATTTTGTTGACGGGTTGGATAACAACGAACCTATGTACGACTTTAACGTAACTTTGAATCCGCGCGACTTTACCCCGCAAGCCTTGCGCCGCGAAGGTAACTGA
- the rdgB gene encoding RdgB/HAM1 family non-canonical purine NTP pyrophosphatase: MKELVLASHNAGKLRELQALLGNSIKIRSISEFSSVEPEETGLTFIENAILKARHASQISGLPALADDSGLTVDYLQGAPGIHSARYSASGGDAGNNRKLLEALQGVPEAQRGAQFVCVLALLQHANDPLPIICEGHWQGRILLAPQGMNGFGYDPLFYVAEQRCSSAELSNELKNQLSHRAQAMQRLKQQLAL, encoded by the coding sequence ATGAAAGAACTTGTTCTCGCCAGCCATAACGCTGGCAAACTGCGCGAGCTGCAAGCCTTGCTGGGAAACAGCATAAAGATTCGCTCAATTAGCGAATTTAGTAGCGTAGAACCAGAAGAAACCGGCTTAACCTTTATTGAAAACGCCATTTTAAAAGCCCGCCATGCCAGCCAAATAAGCGGTTTGCCAGCGCTGGCAGATGACTCTGGCTTGACGGTCGACTACTTGCAAGGCGCACCAGGAATCCATTCTGCGCGCTACAGTGCAAGTGGTGGCGATGCTGGCAATAATCGCAAACTACTCGAAGCGCTCCAAGGCGTACCTGAAGCACAGCGTGGCGCGCAGTTCGTTTGTGTTTTGGCGCTGTTACAACATGCCAATGATCCTCTGCCGATTATTTGTGAAGGGCACTGGCAAGGCCGTATTTTACTTGCCCCGCAAGGTATGAATGGTTTTGGTTATGACCCGCTTTTCTATGTGGCTGAGCAACGCTGCAGCAGTGCAGAGTTGAGTAACGAACTCAAAAACCAGCTCAGTCACCGCGCTCAGGCCATGCAACGACTAAAGCAACAACTCGCCCTATGA
- a CDS encoding DUF423 domain-containing protein yields MVVRYGIFFAAIFAALAVLIGAFAAHGLKSILSAESLAVMQTGVLYQFIHSLALLLVAVLAQSMPSRALLYASWFFIAGIVLFSGSLYVLVLTPFTPGLITPIGGSLLVLGWLSLACSAKRAQ; encoded by the coding sequence TTGGTCGTGCGTTACGGAATATTTTTTGCGGCAATTTTTGCTGCGTTAGCAGTATTAATTGGAGCATTTGCCGCCCATGGATTAAAAAGTATCCTCAGCGCGGAGTCCCTCGCGGTAATGCAGACTGGAGTGTTGTATCAGTTTATTCATAGTCTGGCGTTATTGCTGGTCGCTGTTTTGGCGCAAAGCATGCCTTCGCGAGCGCTGCTGTATGCCAGCTGGTTTTTTATTGCAGGGATCGTTTTGTTTTCTGGGAGTCTCTACGTCTTAGTGCTAACCCCATTTACACCTGGTTTGATTACGCCCATTGGTGGCAGTTTATTAGTTTTAGGTTGGCTCAGTCTGGCCTGCTCTGCAAAGCGAGCTCAGTAA
- the thiS gene encoding sulfur carrier protein ThiS, whose translation MHIQLNGELYTLENVQSVAGLLEHLQLAGRRVAVELNFEIVPRSQYESTLLKENDSIEIVHAIGGG comes from the coding sequence ATGCATATTCAGTTGAATGGTGAATTGTATACTTTGGAAAACGTCCAAAGTGTGGCAGGTTTGCTTGAACATCTGCAGTTAGCAGGGCGCCGCGTTGCCGTCGAGTTAAACTTCGAAATTGTGCCACGCAGCCAGTATGAGTCAACGCTGCTTAAAGAAAATGACAGCATTGAAATCGTTCATGCGATTGGCGGTGGCTAG
- the hemW gene encoding radical SAM family heme chaperone HemW has translation MSALITSDLSMQHALANGFQLPPLALYVHIPWCIRKCPYCDFNSHTATPELPEQAYVEAVLADLDLDLLHVHGRQLTSIFFGGGTPSLFSASALQALLAGIEQRIAFSANIEITLEANPGTFEQEKFAAYRALGINRLSIGIQSFQDSKLEALGRVHSGAEAIAAVSMARQAGFTNFNLDLMHGLPDQSPAQALADLQTAIDLAPSHLSWYQLTMEPNTVFWSKPPVLPEDDVLWDIQEAGQKLLAQHGFVQYEVSAYARAGAAAQHNLNYWSFGDFIGIGAGAHGKVSDPQGRIQRTWKTRQPSDYLDPDKAFLAGSNVLTPADLPFEFLMNALRLTQGVALQQFSQRTGLSTEVLQSGLALAEQRGLLSVEPERLAASAQGQLFLNDLLQIFLTAEH, from the coding sequence ATGAGCGCTCTGATCACTTCAGATCTAAGCATGCAGCACGCGTTAGCAAATGGCTTTCAACTGCCACCGCTAGCGCTCTACGTGCATATCCCTTGGTGTATTCGCAAGTGCCCTTATTGCGACTTCAACTCCCATACGGCCACCCCTGAACTACCAGAGCAGGCTTATGTTGAAGCCGTACTCGCTGATTTAGATCTTGATCTGCTGCATGTACATGGCCGGCAGTTGACCTCTATTTTTTTTGGCGGCGGCACCCCCAGTTTATTCTCCGCGTCTGCCTTACAAGCACTGTTAGCAGGAATTGAACAGCGCATTGCCTTTAGCGCCAACATTGAGATCACCCTAGAAGCCAACCCGGGTACTTTTGAGCAAGAAAAATTCGCCGCTTACCGAGCCCTGGGAATCAACCGTCTGTCCATTGGCATCCAAAGCTTTCAAGATTCCAAACTAGAAGCATTAGGCCGCGTCCACTCAGGAGCGGAAGCCATTGCCGCGGTAAGCATGGCGCGCCAAGCCGGTTTTACTAACTTCAACCTTGACTTAATGCATGGCCTACCCGATCAGTCGCCAGCACAAGCACTGGCTGACTTACAGACAGCCATTGATTTAGCCCCCAGCCACCTGTCTTGGTATCAACTGACCATGGAGCCCAATACGGTGTTCTGGAGTAAACCACCGGTATTACCAGAAGATGACGTGCTGTGGGATATTCAAGAAGCTGGGCAAAAGCTATTGGCGCAGCATGGCTTTGTGCAGTATGAAGTGTCTGCCTATGCCCGCGCGGGTGCAGCAGCGCAACATAATTTAAACTACTGGTCGTTCGGTGACTTCATTGGGATTGGTGCCGGCGCCCACGGCAAAGTCAGCGATCCACAAGGACGCATTCAGCGCACCTGGAAGACCCGACAGCCCAGCGATTACCTCGATCCTGACAAAGCTTTTTTAGCCGGCAGCAATGTTCTGACTCCTGCAGACTTACCCTTTGAGTTTTTAATGAATGCACTGCGCTTAACTCAAGGGGTGGCGCTGCAGCAATTTAGTCAACGCACCGGCCTAAGCACTGAGGTTTTACAGTCAGGACTGGCCCTGGCCGAGCAGCGCGGCTTACTCAGCGTCGAGCCAGAGCGCTTGGCTGCAAGCGCTCAAGGCCAATTGTTTTTAAATGATTTGCTGCAAATTTTTCTAACCGCAGAGCATTAA
- a CDS encoding thiazole synthase — protein MNLARVDHPFIIAGKTYSSRLLVGTGKYKDMEETRQAIEASGAEIVTVAVRRTNIGQNKDEENLLDVISPDRYTILPNTAGCYDAETAIRTCRLARELLGGRNLVKLEILADQKTLFPNVVETLKAAKVLVDEGFEVMVYTSDDPIIARELEAIGCIAVMPLAGLIGTGLGICNPYNLRIILEEAKVPVLVDAGVGTASDATIAMEMGCAAVLMNSAIADAQQPVLMAQAMRHAIEAGRLAYLAGRMPKKLYASASSPLDGIIA, from the coding sequence ATGAATCTTGCGCGCGTAGATCACCCCTTTATTATTGCTGGCAAAACCTACTCATCACGTTTGTTAGTGGGTACTGGCAAATATAAAGATATGGAAGAAACCCGGCAGGCTATTGAAGCGTCCGGTGCTGAAATTGTCACTGTGGCAGTGCGCCGTACCAATATTGGCCAGAATAAAGATGAAGAAAATCTATTGGATGTGATCAGTCCTGATCGCTATACCATTCTGCCAAATACTGCAGGTTGCTATGATGCTGAGACGGCCATTCGTACCTGCCGCTTAGCACGTGAATTATTGGGCGGTCGCAATCTGGTTAAGTTGGAGATTCTTGCGGATCAAAAAACCTTATTTCCCAATGTGGTAGAAACTTTAAAAGCCGCAAAAGTGCTGGTGGATGAAGGCTTTGAAGTGATGGTGTATACCAGCGATGACCCCATTATTGCCCGCGAGCTTGAGGCGATTGGCTGTATAGCAGTGATGCCATTAGCCGGATTAATAGGTACAGGTTTAGGCATTTGTAATCCGTATAATTTACGTATTATTTTAGAAGAAGCTAAAGTGCCAGTGCTGGTGGATGCCGGTGTAGGTACTGCCTCTGATGCCACTATTGCCATGGAAATGGGCTGTGCAGCAGTGCTTATGAACAGCGCTATTGCTGATGCACAACAGCCGGTACTGATGGCGCAAGCGATGCGCCATGCCATTGAAGCAGGACGTTTAGCCTATTTGGCTGGGCGCATGCCGAAAAAACTGTATGCCAGCGCCTCTTCGCCTCTTGACGGCATTATTGCTTAA
- a CDS encoding DUF167 family protein — MTAYVRWDGADLIIFCHLQPGAKHSEFVGLHDERIKIRLNAPPVDGKANSLLITFLSKAFGVKKNAVLIESGELSRQKRVRIMAPTQLPDLAEFKHLQLR, encoded by the coding sequence GTGACCGCTTATGTACGCTGGGATGGCGCTGACCTGATTATTTTTTGCCATCTCCAGCCTGGAGCCAAACACAGTGAGTTTGTTGGGCTGCATGATGAGCGAATAAAAATACGCCTCAATGCACCACCAGTGGACGGTAAAGCCAATAGCCTGCTCATTACATTTTTAAGCAAGGCTTTTGGGGTAAAGAAAAATGCTGTACTGATCGAAAGTGGCGAGTTGTCGCGACAGAAACGCGTACGTATTATGGCCCCAACTCAGTTACCGGATTTAGCAGAATTTAAGCACTTACAACTGCGCTAA
- the trmB gene encoding tRNA (guanosine(46)-N7)-methyltransferase TrmB — MTDDLITDAELPVRRREIKSYVMRAGRMTDGQQRGLDEGWPKFGLLLADGLQDFDQVFGRQAPRTLEIGFGMGQSLLEMAKAAPEQDFIGIEVHRPGVGSLLNGLLTENISNVRVYSCDALEVLKNCVADASLDRLMLFFPDPWHKSRHHKRRIVQPEFAQLVRSKLKVGGIFHLATDWEPYAEYMLEVLNVAPGLVNLSAEQTWVPRPAERPVTKFERRGERLGHGVWDLKFTRVAD, encoded by the coding sequence ATGACAGACGATCTCATCACCGACGCTGAGTTGCCCGTACGCCGTCGTGAAATTAAAAGCTATGTGATGCGTGCCGGACGAATGACCGACGGGCAACAGCGTGGTTTGGACGAGGGTTGGCCCAAGTTTGGTTTACTGCTAGCCGATGGTCTGCAAGATTTTGATCAGGTTTTTGGCCGTCAAGCGCCGCGCACCTTAGAAATAGGCTTCGGCATGGGGCAATCATTATTAGAAATGGCCAAAGCCGCTCCGGAGCAGGACTTTATTGGCATTGAAGTGCACCGCCCAGGTGTTGGCTCGTTGCTCAATGGCTTGCTGACGGAAAATATCAGCAATGTGCGGGTTTACAGTTGCGATGCGTTAGAGGTTTTAAAAAACTGTGTAGCAGATGCCAGCCTTGACCGCTTGATGCTGTTTTTCCCTGATCCTTGGCATAAAAGTCGTCACCATAAGCGGCGCATTGTCCAGCCTGAGTTTGCTCAGCTGGTACGCAGTAAGCTGAAAGTTGGCGGTATATTTCATTTGGCGACAGACTGGGAGCCTTATGCGGAATATATGCTGGAGGTGCTCAATGTTGCCCCAGGCTTGGTTAACCTCTCGGCGGAGCAGACTTGGGTGCCGCGCCCAGCAGAACGCCCCGTGACTAAATTTGAACGCCGTGGCGAGCGCTTAGGCCATGGGGTATGGGATTTGAAATTTACACGGGTGGCTGATTAG
- the metW gene encoding methionine biosynthesis protein MetW: protein MRADLEIIQEWIPANSRVLDLGCGDGELLAWLQENRNVTGYGLEIDPDNIAACIDKGVNVIEQNLDFGLGNFASNSFDVVVMTQALQVVHYPDKILQEMLRVGRTCIITFPNFGHWRCRWYLAHKGRMPVSDFLPYTWYNTPNIHFCTFADFEALCRDMHMAVLDRLAVDRLHRHNLGSRIWPNLLGEIGIYRVTAAQNR from the coding sequence ATGAGAGCAGATTTAGAAATTATCCAAGAGTGGATTCCCGCAAATAGCCGTGTTTTGGACTTAGGCTGCGGCGATGGCGAGCTATTGGCTTGGCTGCAAGAAAACCGCAATGTCACCGGCTACGGGTTAGAAATTGACCCAGACAACATCGCTGCTTGCATCGACAAAGGTGTCAACGTTATTGAACAAAACCTGGACTTTGGTTTAGGTAACTTCGCCAGCAACAGCTTTGATGTAGTAGTGATGACCCAAGCCCTGCAAGTGGTGCACTACCCAGACAAAATCTTGCAAGAAATGCTACGCGTTGGGCGCACCTGCATCATTACCTTCCCAAATTTCGGGCACTGGCGCTGCCGCTGGTATTTAGCGCACAAGGGCCGCATGCCCGTCTCAGACTTCTTGCCGTATACATGGTACAACACACCTAATATTCACTTTTGTACCTTTGCTGACTTTGAGGCGCTGTGCCGTGATATGCATATGGCCGTACTCGACCGTCTTGCTGTCGACCGTCTGCACCGCCACAATCTTGGTAGCCGCATCTGGCCGAATTTGCTGGGTGAAATTGGTATTTATCGAGTAACCGCAGCACAAAACCGTTAA